One window of the Runella slithyformis DSM 19594 genome contains the following:
- the purD gene encoding phosphoribosylamine--glycine ligase encodes MNILILGSGGREHAFAWKIAQSPHCDELYVAPGNAGTAQVATNLPFSYNDFEAIAKAISDLKIKLVIVGPEEPLVNGIVDFLKARPELSRVKIVGPDRLGAQLEGSKDFSKNFMMKYAIPTAASRTFTSETLEEGLCYLENHALPIVLKADGLAAGKGVIIAESIATAKAAMEDMLVGAKFGDAGNKVVVEQFLRGIELSVFVLTDGVNYKILPEAKDYKRIGEKDTGPNTGGMGAVSPVVFADENFLRKVENKIVKPTLAGLQAEGIRYVGFIFVGLMNVKGEPYVIEYNARMGDPETEVVLPRIQSDFVTLLLAAADQKLAESDFVISPQTAVTTVVVSGGYPDAYEKGKIIAELERIEDVLVFHAGTATNGNGEILSNGGRVLTLTALANSLEGAVNKSQKAAATVQFEGKYYRKDIGLDLIRYND; translated from the coding sequence ATGAACATTCTAATCCTTGGTTCGGGCGGACGTGAACACGCTTTTGCGTGGAAAATCGCCCAAAGTCCACACTGTGATGAATTATATGTAGCCCCCGGCAATGCCGGTACAGCCCAGGTAGCAACAAATCTCCCCTTTAGCTATAATGACTTTGAAGCAATTGCGAAAGCAATTTCGGATTTAAAAATTAAATTAGTCATCGTAGGGCCGGAAGAGCCGCTGGTAAACGGTATCGTTGATTTTCTGAAAGCACGTCCCGAACTTTCGAGAGTCAAGATCGTAGGCCCGGATCGTTTAGGAGCACAGTTGGAAGGCAGCAAAGATTTTTCAAAAAATTTCATGATGAAGTATGCCATTCCAACGGCTGCTTCCCGTACGTTTACTTCCGAAACGCTCGAAGAAGGGCTTTGTTATTTGGAGAATCATGCTTTGCCTATTGTATTAAAAGCCGATGGCTTGGCGGCGGGCAAGGGTGTTATCATTGCAGAGTCTATCGCTACGGCCAAAGCCGCCATGGAGGATATGCTGGTTGGGGCTAAATTTGGCGATGCCGGAAACAAAGTGGTCGTTGAACAGTTTCTGAGAGGGATTGAACTGTCCGTTTTTGTGCTCACGGATGGCGTAAACTATAAAATTCTGCCGGAAGCCAAAGATTATAAACGAATCGGAGAGAAAGATACCGGTCCCAATACAGGCGGAATGGGGGCGGTGTCGCCGGTCGTATTTGCCGATGAAAATTTTCTGAGAAAAGTAGAAAATAAGATCGTTAAACCTACTTTAGCGGGCTTACAGGCCGAAGGGATTCGCTACGTCGGATTTATTTTTGTCGGTTTAATGAACGTAAAAGGAGAACCGTACGTCATTGAATACAATGCTCGCATGGGTGACCCCGAAACGGAAGTGGTATTGCCGCGCATTCAATCCGATTTTGTAACGCTTCTGCTCGCGGCCGCCGATCAAAAACTGGCCGAAAGCGATTTTGTCATTTCGCCGCAAACGGCCGTAACCACCGTAGTGGTTTCGGGAGGTTATCCTGACGCGTACGAAAAGGGCAAGATAATTGCAGAGTTAGAAAGAATAGAAGACGTGCTCGTCTTTCATGCCGGAACCGCCACCAATGGAAACGGGGAGATTCTCAGCAACGGAGGCCGTGTGTTGACTTTAACAGCTTTGGCAAATTCGCTCGAAGGAGCGGTCAATAAGTCGCAAAAAGCAGCAGCAACGGTACAATTTGAAGGAAAATACTATCGTAAAGATATTGGATTGGATTTGATCCGTTATAACGATTAG
- a CDS encoding PSP1 domain-containing protein, with protein sequence MSCKSCSTGGCGTRGLDGKTAGCQNNGACGTGGCNKMNVFDWLSDMDVPLMKRFDVVEVKFKGGRKEYFRNINLLDLHTGDYVVCEMASGYHIGSVSLQGDLVRLQMVKKKVANDESLKSIYRIATPRDLEKHEQSIARDLTTMYRARELVKDLKLNMKLSDVEFQSDNTKATFYYSADERVDFRELIKVLAGEFKARIEMRQISLRQEAGRLGGIGACGRELCCSTWLTDFKNITTSAARYQNLSLNPTKLSGQCGRLKCCLNYELETYIDALKDIPHVDAPLQTQKGKAHLQKTDIFKKIMWFGYENDSTTWHPISLENVNRILSLNAKGQKPVSLEVLEIEELVSLLPPPGINSDLAKMDKKFSSRDRDQQQSGNRNKNKKKKSGGGGNAGGNTPANNAKPTNNPPKGGGEKK encoded by the coding sequence ATGTCCTGTAAATCATGTTCAACCGGCGGCTGCGGTACTCGCGGACTGGATGGAAAAACGGCCGGTTGTCAAAATAACGGTGCCTGTGGAACGGGTGGCTGTAATAAAATGAACGTTTTTGATTGGCTCAGCGATATGGATGTGCCTTTGATGAAACGGTTTGACGTGGTAGAAGTGAAATTTAAGGGGGGAAGAAAAGAATACTTCCGCAACATAAACCTACTGGATCTTCATACCGGCGACTATGTGGTCTGTGAAATGGCGTCCGGGTATCATATCGGTTCTGTGTCGTTGCAGGGGGACTTGGTTCGGCTGCAAATGGTCAAGAAAAAAGTAGCCAACGACGAGAGCCTCAAGAGCATTTATCGCATTGCTACCCCGCGTGATCTGGAGAAACACGAGCAAAGCATTGCGCGTGACCTCACTACGATGTACCGCGCCCGTGAGTTGGTCAAAGACCTGAAACTCAATATGAAGCTTTCTGATGTAGAGTTTCAGTCAGACAATACCAAGGCCACGTTTTACTATTCGGCCGATGAGCGTGTCGATTTTCGTGAATTGATCAAAGTCTTGGCGGGAGAGTTCAAAGCCCGTATCGAGATGCGTCAGATCAGCCTTCGTCAGGAGGCGGGTCGTTTGGGCGGAATCGGAGCCTGTGGGCGCGAACTTTGCTGCTCTACGTGGTTGACCGATTTCAAAAACATCACCACTTCGGCCGCGCGCTATCAGAACCTGTCGCTGAATCCGACCAAGTTGTCGGGGCAGTGCGGTCGCCTGAAGTGCTGCCTCAACTATGAGCTGGAAACCTACATTGATGCGCTCAAAGACATTCCGCACGTTGATGCGCCGCTTCAAACCCAAAAGGGAAAGGCACACCTGCAAAAAACGGATATTTTCAAGAAGATCATGTGGTTTGGCTACGAAAACGACAGCACCACCTGGCACCCGATCTCGTTGGAGAATGTCAATCGGATATTGAGTCTTAACGCTAAAGGCCAAAAGCCCGTTTCGCTGGAAGTGCTGGAAATCGAAGAGTTGGTGTCGTTGTTGCCCCCTCCCGGCATCAACAGCGATCTGGCCAAGATGGATAAGAAATTCAGCAGCCGGGACCGCGACCAACAGCAGAGCGGCAACCGCAATAAGAATAAAAAGAAAAAAAGCGGCGGTGGAGGAAATGCAGGAGGGAACACCCCTGCCAACAACGCCAAACCAACAAATAACCCACCGAAAGGCGGAGGGGAAAAGAAGTAG
- a CDS encoding helix-turn-helix transcriptional regulator — protein MTFGTFLLNLRHEHRLSQKDVAAAVNVAQSTYCDWESDKRLPKTSHIQPLARFYNLKEDNILQKMCGKDAATETELDRLKLENEHLRQRDVQQEETIRALENTIKKLSPPHSSNGETNENTGGVIR, from the coding sequence ATGACCTTTGGGACCTTTTTACTGAACCTACGCCATGAACACAGATTATCGCAGAAAGACGTGGCCGCTGCCGTCAACGTAGCGCAAAGCACCTACTGCGATTGGGAAAGCGATAAGCGCCTGCCCAAAACTTCCCACATACAGCCGTTAGCCCGTTTTTATAATCTCAAAGAAGACAACATTTTACAAAAAATGTGTGGGAAAGATGCCGCCACCGAAACGGAACTGGATCGGCTAAAGCTCGAAAATGAACATTTACGCCAACGCGATGTCCAACAGGAAGAAACCATCCGGGCATTGGAAAATACCATTAAAAAACTTTCTCCACCCCACTCCTCCAATGGAGAAACAAATGAAAATACGGGGGGGGTAATCCGTTGA
- a CDS encoding glycosyltransferase — translation MVKINPLSNWAGVAPDRGRGRSAAAERLIYCSFGTFHEGAETALLRFVTNLLEVINELPHVHLVCSVNKYVIETLRARKLLTDRTHFFSRVPQLRVLAAADVFITHAGFGSIKESIYYGVPMLAYPLDPHYDQNGNALKLEYHGLGLRGAFAHERTGDLKKKLERLLEEKPFREKVRQFREVIVDEYREEKIKGTMQSLLVDKHSAVFA, via the coding sequence TTGGTCAAAATAAACCCCCTCTCCAATTGGGCCGGGGTCGCGCCCGACAGGGGTAGGGGACGGTCGGCCGCTGCCGAGAGGCTGATCTATTGCAGTTTCGGCACCTTTCACGAAGGGGCCGAAACTGCATTATTACGCTTCGTGACCAACTTATTGGAGGTGATCAATGAATTGCCGCATGTTCATTTGGTATGTTCAGTGAATAAATACGTGATAGAAACCCTCCGCGCCCGAAAGCTGCTTACCGACCGCACGCACTTTTTTAGTCGAGTGCCGCAACTGCGGGTATTGGCCGCCGCCGATGTGTTTATCACCCACGCGGGTTTTGGTTCTATCAAAGAGAGTATTTACTACGGTGTGCCGATGTTGGCCTATCCCTTGGACCCCCACTACGATCAAAACGGCAACGCCCTCAAACTCGAATACCACGGCTTGGGCCTGCGTGGTGCTTTTGCCCACGAACGCACAGGAGATTTGAAAAAGAAACTCGAACGATTGCTGGAAGAAAAGCCATTTCGGGAGAAAGTGAGGCAGTTTAGAGAAGTAATTGTGGATGAATACAGGGAAGAGAAAATAAAAGGGACAATGCAGAGCCTTCTTGTGGATAAGCATTCAGCCGTATTTGCCTAA
- a CDS encoding vitamin K epoxide reductase family protein: MKLNPSEKNAIDALTYIVETTGVKVTAKSVKESLYLHPDFPSMLAFSDVLREWNIPSVATRVFREQLVEIPLPAIAYLEIKGGYFAPIRHVSSTEIEWLDTQERWKKEPLEEFYKKWNHVVLLLEPHENSQEPNYAEKRKEALLANARKPVVLGGLLVCLLLFGAMYAPAFSPMTWPYFALITTKLVGVGVSVLLLLYTLGTDNTLLRSICGFDSRTDCNNVLTSKAAKLWGWLGWADIGFVYFAGGLVYLLNPTLTLPGKEGTNHLLPLWALGCLALPYTIWSVWYQWRVAKTWCTLCLMVQALIWVEFLIGLAWWPQMEFPLINIQSITGLAFSFLLPAVLLVFIKKPLQEAEQVWPLKRELQKAKFNPEYVESLFAKQPQMPPIFEDMRVVKMGNPDAEHTLTIVTNPMCGPCVRLHPEIEAFIENADTVNCQFVFLASPNAQPLVQIIMSLPNERAVEAMHRWYKGKYRDVETWSKDVHADATNAEANPQIQLHRQWCDLAEIQATPTLYLNGRQMPLAYHLNDVENLCRILVPEGTLT, from the coding sequence ATGAAACTAAACCCATCCGAGAAAAACGCAATAGACGCCCTTACGTATATCGTAGAAACTACGGGTGTAAAAGTGACCGCAAAATCGGTGAAGGAGAGTCTCTACCTACACCCCGATTTTCCGTCTATGCTGGCTTTTAGCGATGTGTTACGAGAATGGAACATTCCTAGTGTTGCTACGCGGGTGTTTCGGGAGCAATTAGTGGAAATTCCCTTGCCGGCCATAGCCTATCTCGAAATAAAGGGCGGGTATTTTGCACCAATCCGCCATGTGTCATCTACAGAGATTGAATGGCTGGATACACAGGAACGCTGGAAGAAAGAGCCGTTGGAGGAATTTTATAAGAAATGGAATCATGTGGTACTGCTGCTTGAACCCCACGAAAATTCCCAAGAACCCAATTATGCCGAAAAGCGCAAAGAAGCACTCTTGGCCAATGCGCGTAAACCGGTTGTACTGGGTGGCTTGTTGGTTTGTTTATTGCTGTTTGGGGCGATGTACGCTCCTGCTTTCTCCCCAATGACTTGGCCTTATTTTGCCTTGATAACCACCAAGTTGGTAGGCGTTGGCGTAAGTGTGCTGCTGCTTTTATATACGCTGGGAACCGACAATACGCTGCTTCGCTCTATTTGTGGGTTTGACAGCCGCACCGATTGTAACAACGTATTGACTTCTAAAGCTGCTAAACTCTGGGGTTGGCTGGGCTGGGCGGATATTGGGTTTGTGTATTTTGCGGGGGGATTGGTGTATTTGCTTAACCCCACCCTAACCCTCCCCGGTAAGGAGGGGACGAATCATTTACTCCCCCTTTGGGCATTGGGATGCCTTGCGTTGCCTTACACGATTTGGTCGGTTTGGTATCAGTGGCGGGTGGCTAAGACTTGGTGTACGCTGTGCCTGATGGTGCAGGCGTTGATTTGGGTGGAGTTTTTGATTGGGCTGGCATGGTGGCCTCAGATGGAATTTCCATTGATTAACATACAAAGTATAACAGGACTAGCATTTTCATTTTTACTGCCTGCCGTCTTATTGGTGTTCATAAAAAAGCCTTTGCAGGAGGCAGAGCAGGTATGGCCGTTGAAGCGCGAACTTCAGAAGGCTAAGTTTAACCCCGAATACGTGGAAAGCCTTTTTGCCAAACAACCCCAAATGCCGCCCATCTTTGAAGACATGCGCGTGGTGAAAATGGGTAATCCCGATGCCGAACATACGCTGACCATAGTAACCAACCCCATGTGCGGGCCTTGCGTAAGACTACACCCTGAAATTGAGGCGTTTATTGAAAATGCCGACACCGTAAATTGCCAATTTGTGTTTTTAGCTTCTCCCAATGCGCAGCCGTTGGTGCAGATAATCATGAGCTTACCCAACGAACGAGCGGTGGAGGCCATGCACCGATGGTACAAGGGTAAGTACCGAGATGTAGAGACCTGGAGCAAAGACGTACATGCCGATGCTACCAATGCAGAAGCTAACCCCCAAATACAACTACACCGCCAATGGTGTGATTTAGCAGAAATACAGGCAACCCCTACACTTTACCTGAACGGGCGACAAATGCCGCTTGCCTATCACCTCAATGATGTAGAAAACCTGTGCCGCATTTTAGTGCCGGAAGGCACCTTGACCTAA
- a CDS encoding delta endotoxin C-terminal domain-containing protein yields MKNGIVFLAFILFSCNQNEDITKYTSTFNANDIVLENEDFVITSDKDRIRLNSNQVISFSFSMDSTNNENVIFDKLVFVPSDEQIKNHDLSDTVAVKFNNGAKLNLHEILKKRQTL; encoded by the coding sequence ATGAAAAATGGCATTGTATTTCTCGCTTTTATTCTTTTTTCCTGCAACCAAAATGAAGATATAACCAAGTATACTTCAACATTTAATGCTAATGATATAGTTTTGGAAAATGAAGATTTTGTAATTACATCTGACAAAGACCGGATCAGGCTGAATAGTAATCAAGTAATTAGTTTTAGCTTTTCTATGGATTCTACAAATAATGAAAATGTGATTTTTGATAAACTTGTATTTGTACCATCAGATGAACAGATTAAAAACCATGACCTTAGTGACACAGTAGCTGTAAAATTCAACAATGGAGCAAAATTAAACCTGCATGAGATACTGAAAAAGAGGCAGACTTTATAA
- a CDS encoding NifU family protein, with product MQPVFIYTEASPNPNSMKFVLNFELVPQGLSFDYPDIESAQAEGKASPLAGDLFQFPFVQRVFLASNFVTLTKDDATDWGDVILDTKQFLKIYFEENHPVFEQKTVDKNTAILDTDSPTIRQIKTILDDYVRPAVESDGGAISFHSFEEETGTVKVLLQGSCSGCPSSTLTLKAGIQNLLTQMVPDVKEVVAEGV from the coding sequence ATGCAACCCGTATTTATTTATACCGAAGCGAGCCCCAATCCCAATTCGATGAAGTTCGTTCTGAACTTCGAACTCGTTCCGCAAGGGCTTTCGTTTGATTATCCGGACATTGAATCCGCTCAGGCAGAAGGAAAAGCGTCACCGTTGGCGGGCGATCTGTTTCAGTTTCCGTTTGTGCAGCGCGTTTTTTTGGCTTCCAATTTTGTGACCCTCACCAAAGATGATGCTACCGATTGGGGCGATGTCATTCTGGATACCAAGCAGTTTCTGAAAATTTATTTTGAGGAAAACCATCCCGTTTTTGAACAAAAAACCGTCGATAAAAATACGGCTATTCTGGATACCGACAGCCCGACCATCCGTCAGATCAAAACCATTTTGGATGACTACGTGCGGCCGGCGGTAGAGTCAGACGGCGGGGCCATTTCTTTCCATTCTTTTGAAGAAGAGACCGGTACCGTAAAAGTATTATTGCAGGGCTCGTGCAGTGGATGCCCTTCTTCCACATTGACCCTCAAAGCAGGCATTCAGAATTTGCTTACGCAAATGGTACCCGATGTAAAAGAGGTAGTTGCAGAAGGAGTGTAG
- a CDS encoding N-acetylmuramoyl-L-alanine amidase family protein, whose amino-acid sequence MSMILKPLLVFSWIVLCSFTFKSDAEGGIKTIVIDAGHGGKDPGARGRISREKDIVLDITLQLARKIKTEMPEVKVVLTRATDKFVDLNERSNIANRRKADLFISIHCNSLPKNKVSPAGTETFVMGLHKSDENLEVAKRENAVILLEKDYEDKYNGFNPNSPLAYIMLANRQSAYIASSLNFAGKIERQFKKHADRSSRGVKQAGFMVLWQTAMPSVLVEAGFLSHAQEEKYLNSEEGQDQIAESIFRAFKQYKEEVEEN is encoded by the coding sequence ATGTCGATGATACTTAAACCCCTACTTGTCTTTAGCTGGATTGTACTCTGCAGCTTTACCTTCAAATCTGACGCCGAAGGAGGGATCAAGACCATAGTAATTGATGCAGGCCACGGCGGAAAAGACCCCGGCGCACGCGGGCGAATCTCACGTGAGAAGGATATTGTATTGGATATTACGCTCCAATTGGCGCGCAAGATCAAGACTGAAATGCCGGAAGTAAAGGTGGTATTGACGCGTGCTACGGATAAATTTGTGGACCTGAACGAACGGTCAAATATCGCCAACCGCCGCAAAGCGGATCTGTTTATCTCCATTCACTGTAATTCTCTTCCCAAAAATAAAGTAAGCCCGGCGGGAACTGAGACCTTCGTGATGGGATTGCACAAATCAGACGAGAACCTCGAAGTGGCCAAGCGAGAAAACGCCGTTATTTTATTGGAAAAAGACTACGAAGACAAATACAACGGCTTTAATCCCAACTCTCCGCTTGCCTACATAATGCTGGCCAATCGGCAGAGTGCGTATATTGCGAGCAGTTTAAATTTTGCCGGAAAGATTGAGCGCCAGTTTAAAAAACACGCCGACCGGAGCAGTCGCGGGGTAAAACAGGCGGGATTTATGGTGTTATGGCAAACGGCAATGCCGAGTGTGTTGGTGGAAGCTGGCTTTTTGAGCCATGCTCAGGAAGAAAAATACCTTAATTCGGAAGAAGGACAGGATCAAATCGCGGAATCTATCTTTCGCGCTTTTAAGCAATATAAAGAAGAAGTGGAAGAAAACTGA
- a CDS encoding MlaD family protein has translation MKISKEAKVGILAIVTITMLYFGFNFLKGSDFFSTTHQYYVVYDNVGSLQPSNPIKLNGVPVGIVKTTELLQQRGNAVLVTLDINRNIILTKGTKAMLTSELLGGSALLLQIPSGAPQLIEGDTLIAETEKGIQSLLQEKALPVVKNADSLIVSLNKIISQFDKTGYALNKLLTTTDQTAMGINAMVGQNRQAIAATLANVAALSSALIETEKGIKPILGNLLTTTDSLKALRLGETLAQANAAVATLQKSLTALDQGQGTAGKLLKDQALYDNLNRTIVSVNKLMTNFRQYPKRYVNVSVFGKKDKGPADSPADTTLKY, from the coding sequence ATGAAAATATCAAAGGAAGCAAAAGTTGGAATATTGGCAATTGTCACCATCACGATGCTCTATTTTGGCTTCAATTTTTTAAAAGGTTCCGATTTTTTTTCAACTACCCATCAATACTACGTAGTGTATGATAATGTAGGCTCTCTTCAGCCTTCAAACCCCATCAAACTCAACGGGGTGCCGGTAGGGATCGTCAAAACGACGGAGCTGTTGCAGCAACGCGGCAATGCGGTTTTGGTTACGCTGGACATCAATCGTAACATTATTTTGACCAAAGGCACTAAAGCAATGCTTACTTCGGAGCTGCTCGGAGGGAGCGCTCTGCTGCTGCAGATTCCGTCAGGAGCCCCGCAGCTAATTGAAGGTGATACGCTTATTGCTGAGACCGAGAAAGGAATACAATCATTATTGCAGGAAAAAGCGCTGCCGGTGGTAAAAAATGCGGATTCACTGATTGTGAGTTTAAATAAGATCATCAGTCAGTTTGATAAAACGGGCTATGCGCTTAATAAGCTTCTGACGACCACCGATCAAACGGCCATGGGGATCAATGCTATGGTAGGTCAGAACCGTCAGGCAATTGCGGCCACATTGGCCAATGTGGCCGCGTTATCCTCCGCTCTGATTGAGACTGAAAAAGGAATCAAGCCGATACTCGGTAATTTATTGACCACCACGGATTCACTAAAGGCGTTGCGATTGGGCGAAACCCTGGCCCAGGCCAATGCCGCCGTGGCCACCCTTCAAAAGTCATTGACCGCGCTGGATCAGGGACAGGGAACGGCCGGGAAGTTGCTGAAAGATCAGGCATTGTACGACAACTTAAACCGTACCATTGTGAGCGTCAATAAATTGATGACCAATTTCCGTCAATATCCGAAGCGATACGTAAACGTTTCAGTTTTTGGAAAGAAAGACAAAGGCCCGGCGGATAGCCCCGCCGATACGACGTTGAAGTATTAA
- a CDS encoding DedA family protein, with product MEILSQILDFFLHLDKHLADIINEYGTLTYLILFLIVFTETGLVVMPLLPGDSLLFATGALAASTGALNPWIVIPLLIVAALMGDNLNYFVGKFLGSTIKKRERILFFKREYLEQTEAFYAKHGGKTVIMARFIPIVRTIAPFVAGAGSMTYSKYILFCVIGALLWVPSLTMLGYFFGNLDFVKKNFELVIFGIIGLSVLPMVWQFAKAKLSPSDKAKTTV from the coding sequence ATGGAAATTCTCTCGCAAATTTTAGATTTTTTTCTCCATCTCGACAAGCACCTTGCCGACATCATCAATGAGTACGGCACGCTTACCTATTTGATCCTGTTTTTGATCGTCTTCACCGAAACGGGTCTCGTCGTGATGCCGCTCCTGCCCGGTGATTCCCTTTTGTTTGCCACGGGGGCATTGGCTGCCTCTACGGGCGCTCTCAATCCCTGGATTGTGATTCCCCTGCTTATTGTGGCCGCGCTGATGGGCGATAACCTCAACTACTTTGTGGGGAAATTTTTAGGAAGTACCATCAAAAAACGGGAACGTATCTTATTTTTCAAGCGTGAATACCTCGAACAAACCGAAGCCTTTTACGCCAAACACGGGGGTAAAACCGTTATTATGGCTCGTTTTATTCCGATTGTACGTACCATTGCCCCTTTTGTAGCGGGTGCCGGCAGCATGACTTATTCCAAATACATTCTCTTTTGCGTCATCGGAGCTCTCCTGTGGGTACCTTCCCTTACCATGCTGGGTTACTTTTTTGGAAATTTAGACTTTGTAAAGAAGAATTTCGAATTGGTGATATTCGGAATCATCGGCCTTTCCGTTTTGCCAATGGTCTGGCAATTTGCCAAAGCAAAACTGTCCCCTTCCGACAAAGCCAAAACGACGGTTTAA
- a CDS encoding phosphosulfolactate synthase, whose protein sequence is MNFKLSQVPDRTSKPRQFGLTMVMDKGLSIREVEDMLDISATHIDIVKLGWATSFVTPNLKDKIAVYKSAGIPVYFGGTLFEAFVVRNQFEDYRRLIDEYQLEYAEVSDGSVDMPEEIKCDFIKVLAEQVKVLSEVGSKDETKIIPPYKWIQLMKAELQAGAWKVIGESREAGNVGLFRSSGEVRQGLVEEILTQVSFKDIIWEAPQKAQQVWFVKLLGANVNLGNIAPSEIIPLETIRLGLRGDTFAHFLNEKTRKRWKLTK, encoded by the coding sequence ATGAATTTTAAACTGTCTCAAGTACCCGACCGCACCAGCAAACCACGCCAATTCGGGTTAACCATGGTGATGGACAAAGGGCTAAGCATCCGTGAAGTTGAGGATATGCTTGATATTTCTGCCACACACATCGACATTGTAAAACTGGGATGGGCCACCTCCTTTGTTACTCCCAATCTGAAAGACAAAATCGCCGTTTATAAAAGTGCAGGCATCCCCGTTTATTTCGGAGGCACCTTGTTTGAGGCATTCGTGGTTCGTAATCAATTCGAAGATTATCGCCGCCTGATCGACGAGTATCAGCTCGAATACGCCGAAGTCTCGGATGGCTCGGTAGATATGCCGGAAGAAATCAAATGTGATTTTATCAAGGTATTGGCCGAACAGGTAAAGGTACTCTCGGAAGTGGGCTCCAAAGATGAAACCAAGATCATTCCTCCTTATAAATGGATTCAGTTGATGAAAGCTGAGCTGCAGGCGGGTGCCTGGAAAGTGATCGGCGAGTCGCGGGAAGCGGGAAACGTAGGGTTGTTTCGTTCCAGCGGCGAAGTGCGTCAGGGATTGGTAGAAGAGATTTTGACGCAGGTTTCGTTCAAAGACATTATTTGGGAAGCGCCCCAAAAAGCCCAGCAGGTGTGGTTTGTAAAACTCCTCGGTGCCAACGTCAATCTGGGCAATATTGCCCCGAGTGAAATTATTCCGCTCGAAACCATTCGCTTAGGCCTGCGCGGTGATACCTTCGCTCATTTTCTTAATGAGAAAACCCGTAAGCGCTGGAAATTGACAAAATAA